From Rhodopseudomonas palustris:
GGCGGCGAGGTCGAACGCATCCTGTCGATGGTCGACGGCGTGATCGTGCTGGTCGACGCCGCCGAAGGCCCGATGCCGCAGACCAAATTCGTCGTCGGCAAGGCGCTGAAGCTCGGCCTCAAGCCGATCGTCGCGATCAACAAGGTCGACCGTTCCGACGCCCGCGTCACCGAAGTGGTCAACGAAGTGTTCGACCTGTTCGCCGCGCTCGACGCCACCGACGATCAGCTCGACTTCCCGATCCTGTACGGCTCGGGCAAGAACGGCTGGATGTCGGACAAGCCCGACGGCAACCACGAAGACGGCATGCGCCCGCTGTTCGAACTGGTGATGAAGCACGTCCCGTCGCCGTCGGTCGAAGAAGGTCCGTTCCGCCTGCTCGGCACCATCCTCGAAGCCAACCCCTATCTCGGCCGCATCATCACCGGTCGCATCGCGTCGGGCACGCTGAAGCCGAACCAGAGCGTCAAGGTGCTGTCGCGTGACGGCAAGCTGGTCGAGACCGGCCGCATCACCAAGATCCTCGCCTTCCGCGGCCTCGAGCGCGTGCCGCTGGATATCGCCGAAGCCGGCGACATCGTCGCGATCGCGGGGCTCACCAAGGGCACCGTCGCCGACACCTTCTGCGATCCGTCGGTCGACACCCCGATCCAGGCCCAGCCGATCGATCCGCCGACCGTGTCGATGTCGTTCATCGTCAACAACTCGCCGCTCGCCGGCACCGAAGGCGACAAGGTCACCAGCCGCCTGATCCGCGACCGCCTGCTGCGCGAAGCCGAAGGCAACGTCGCGCTGCGCGTCGTCGAGGCCGCCGACAAGGACGCGATGGAAGTGTCGGGCCGCGGCGAATTGCAGCTCGCGATCCTGATCGAGAACATGCGCCGCGAAGGTTTCGAGCTGAGCGTGTCGCGTCCGCGCGTGGTGCTCAACCGAGACGAGAACGGCCAGTTGCTGGAGCCGGTCGAGGAAGTCGTGGTCGACGTCGACGAGGAGTTCTCCGGCGTCGTCGTGCAGAAGATGAGCGAGCGCAAGGCCGAGATGATCGAGATGCGCCCGTCCGGCGGCAACCGGCTGCGGCTGGTGTTCTACGCGCCGACCCGCGGCCTGATCGGCTATCAGGGCGAACTGATGACCGACACCAAGGGCACGGCCATCATGAACCGGCTGTTCCACAACTACCTGCCGTATCGCGGCGAGATCCAGGGCCGCCGCAACGGCGTGCTGATCTCCAACGATCAGGGCGAGGCGGTCGCCTACGCGATGTTCAAGCTGGAAGACCGCGGCCCGATGATGATCGAGCCCGGCTGGAAGGTCTACAAGGGCATGATCGTCGGCGAGCACACCCGCGACAACGATCTCGAGATCAACGTCCTCAAGGGCAAGCAGCTCACCAACATCCGCACCACCTCGAAGGACGAGGCGGTTCGCCTCAC
This genomic window contains:
- the typA gene encoding translational GTPase TypA yields the protein MNIRNIAIIAHVDHGKTTLVDKLLQQSGTYRDNQRQVERAMDSNDLERERGITILAKCTSVVWDDTHINIVDTPGHADFGGEVERILSMVDGVIVLVDAAEGPMPQTKFVVGKALKLGLKPIVAINKVDRSDARVTEVVNEVFDLFAALDATDDQLDFPILYGSGKNGWMSDKPDGNHEDGMRPLFELVMKHVPSPSVEEGPFRLLGTILEANPYLGRIITGRIASGTLKPNQSVKVLSRDGKLVETGRITKILAFRGLERVPLDIAEAGDIVAIAGLTKGTVADTFCDPSVDTPIQAQPIDPPTVSMSFIVNNSPLAGTEGDKVTSRLIRDRLLREAEGNVALRVVEAADKDAMEVSGRGELQLAILIENMRREGFELSVSRPRVVLNRDENGQLLEPVEEVVVDVDEEFSGVVVQKMSERKAEMIEMRPSGGNRLRLVFYAPTRGLIGYQGELMTDTKGTAIMNRLFHNYLPYRGEIQGRRNGVLISNDQGEAVAYAMFKLEDRGPMMIEPGWKVYKGMIVGEHTRDNDLEINVLKGKQLTNIRTTSKDEAVRLTPPIRMTLEKALAYIEDDELVEITPKSIRLRKRHLDANERKRAEKSKQAVA